One stretch of Schizosaccharomyces pombe strain 972h- genome assembly, chromosome: III DNA includes these proteins:
- the rpp21 gene encoding RNase MRP subunit gives MDQERKLQFLLSIAAETYAISPSLSSHYLRRMFSLLEEWNLETDPKTLLHGCSKCGSLFIFGRNIKLRTISSERKARTDLKKGEVSRLGTNLEINCLVCSYVHEIPLGVPLRLHQSKQALRAKAIAESSSTKLESRKSAHNAKVKQRQRLRASGLNGILDRKKKKDEVAKSTSSLSLQDFMSPI, from the coding sequence ATGGATCAAGAACGTAAACTGCAATTTTTGTTATCAATAGCGGCAGAGACATACGCGATTAGTCCATCATTGTCAAGCCACTACTTGAGGAGGATGTTCTCTCTTTTGGAGGAATGGAATTTGGAAACAGATCCAAAGACACTTTTGCACGGGTGTTCCAAATGTGGatctttgtttatatttggCCGTAATATAAAACTTCGTACAATTAGTTCAGAGAGGAAGGCACGGACAGATTTGAAGAAAGGAGAGGTCTCAAGGTTGGGCACaaatttagaaattaaCTGCTTAGTCTGCTCTTATGTTCATGAAATTCCTTTAGGGGTACCTCTTCGCTTGCACCAAAGCAAACAAGCGTTACGTGCTAAAGCTATTGCTGAATCTTCATCTACGAAACTCGAAAGTCGAAAATCTGCCCATAATGCCAAAGTAAAACAAAGACAACGTTTGAGAGCCTCCGGACTTAATGGAATTTTGGataggaagaaaaaaaaagatgaggTTGCAAAAAGCACATCTTCATTAAGTTTACAAGACTTTATGTCACCGATATGA